The following coding sequences lie in one Arachis ipaensis cultivar K30076 chromosome B03, Araip1.1, whole genome shotgun sequence genomic window:
- the LOC107631430 gene encoding uncharacterized protein At3g50808-like, with amino-acid sequence MSSSSSNQVAKAKKVKKALQPEWLKSLLKRTFFESSCATHPVLKNELNQYCVTCTELICQNCASGPKHVLHKVITIYKHSYKAVVRIDAMREHIDCSQIQPYKSNKLSVIALEPLPHHGSVKWRRASSCKTCRRKLANPNLYRYCSISCKVRAVLKKSDHSVPPFILLKEDQKEEAGTSKRVNKRKGTPARAPFF; translated from the exons ATGAGTTCTTCTTCGTCTAACCAAGTGGCCAAG GCTAAGAAAGTGAAGAAAGCTCTTCAGCCGGAGTGGCTTAAGTCTCTTCTGAAAAGGACTTTCTTTGAATCTTCCTGTGCAACTCATCCTGTGCTTAAGAATGAGTTAAACCAATACTGTGTAACCTGTACTGAGCTAATTTGCCAAAATTGTGCATCTGGACCCAAACATGTTCTTCATAAGGTGATCACAATCTACAAGCATAGTTACAAAGCTGTTGTTCGCATTGATGCTATGAGAGAGCATATTGACTGCTCACAAATTCAG CCTTACAAATCCAATAAGCTTTCCGTTATTGCTCTGGAGCCTCTTCCGCACCATGGTTCTGTAAAATGGAGAAGGGCATCATCATGCAAGACCTGTAGGAGAAAGTTGGCCAACCCCAATTTATATCGTTACTGCTCCATATCTTGCAAG GTCCGAGCTGTTTTAAAGAAGTCTGATCATTCAGTTCCTCCCTTCATTTTGCTTAAGGAGGATCAAAAGGAGGAAGCTGGAACCAGCAAGCGGGTAAATAAGAGAAAGGGAACCCCTGCCAGAGCTCCCTTCTTCTAA
- the LOC107634707 gene encoding agamous-like MADS-box protein AGL80, translating to MTRKKVKLAFIVNDSARKATFKKRKKGLLKKVDELSTLCGIDACAIIYSPYDPQPEVWPSPLGVQQVLSKFRRMPEMEQSKKMVNQESFLRQRIAKATEQLKKQTKENREKEMTQLMFQYLGEGNIMHNVNMLDLNDLAYLIDQYLKDINRRIELLTRESQSQSQLPMPPPPVVKDEVANVEEEGQGSHAQQGLNINMDSMQPKENWFVNLMSGANVDQPHVFGDANQQSGFWPNTFFH from the exons ATGACTAGAAAGAAGGTGAAATTGGCTTTCATAGTGAATGATTCTGCAAGAAAGGCAACTttcaagaaaaggaagaagggaCTATTGAAAAAAGTTGATGAACTCAGTACTCTTTGCGGGATTGACGCATGTGCTATCATCTATAGCCCGTATGATCCTCAACCAGAGGTTTGGCCGTCGCCATTGGGGGTTCAACAAGTGCTTTCCAAGTTCAG GAGGATGCCTGAAATGGAGCAAAGCAAGAAGATGGTGAACCAAGAGAGTTTTCTAAGGCAGAGGATCGCAAAGGCGACAGAGCAGTTGAAGAAGCAGACCAAAGAGAACAGAGAGAAGGAGATGACCCAGCTCATGTTTCAGTACCTTGGTGAAGGTAACATCATGCACAATGTGAACATGCTTGATTTGAACGATCTTGCATATTTGATTGATCAGTATTTGAAGGATATCAATAGAAGGATTGAATTGTTGACAAGAGAGTCTCAGTCTCAGAGTCAACTCCCAATGCCACCACCACCGGTAGTTAAAGATGAGGTGGCAAATGTTGAAGAAGAGGGACAAGGGAGCCATGCCCAGCAAGGTTTGAACATCAACATGGATTCCATGCAACCAAAGGAAAATTGGTTTGTCAATTTGATGAGTGGTGCTAATGTGGATCAGCCACATGTATTTGGAGATGCTAATCAACAGAGTGGATTTTGGCCTAACACATTTTTCCATTGA